The Rhizobium sp. SL42 genome includes a region encoding these proteins:
- a CDS encoding RES family NAD+ phosphorylase — protein MKIQDSPENWRGDGSQVNPDARYEQITPDDYDWQEGWQAFETSIKSEARFFSRTAARQLDDLFATIGEMQTRNGRPIIVDAGPETALTQLFRARVFQSTSQLETALARPDLSLAPPPSRLASAGRMNAHGISVFYGATEAGIALAEVRPPVGSHVMVARFDIARRVRLLDLTSLPDLMEDGSIFDPQYAVRLGRMRFMKTLTRRMSRPVMPDDQMSDYLPTQAVADFLATESKTPLDGIIFPSVQATGWGLNVVLFHKSSRVEELDIPKDTDISAQTHSTDDEGPYPDFTVYEEVPPAERVPEEQKPRHPFMIPSSDWDDIAEGDYRETTLRIDPQAVWVHVIEGVKIETSQHKVSRHRWTKTDTPF, from the coding sequence TTGAAGATCCAAGACTCTCCTGAAAACTGGAGGGGAGATGGGTCTCAGGTCAACCCTGATGCCCGCTACGAACAGATCACACCCGACGACTACGATTGGCAAGAGGGATGGCAGGCATTCGAAACATCCATTAAATCCGAGGCCCGTTTTTTCAGCCGCACGGCGGCAAGGCAGTTAGACGATCTGTTTGCAACGATCGGAGAGATGCAAACGCGCAACGGTCGCCCCATTATCGTTGATGCAGGCCCGGAGACTGCGTTGACGCAACTGTTTCGTGCTCGCGTATTTCAATCAACATCACAGCTTGAAACAGCCCTCGCTCGCCCAGACCTCAGTCTCGCACCGCCACCATCGCGCCTTGCATCGGCAGGCCGAATGAACGCGCATGGCATCTCGGTTTTCTACGGAGCGACCGAGGCCGGAATTGCACTGGCGGAAGTCCGCCCGCCAGTCGGTTCTCACGTGATGGTTGCTCGCTTCGATATTGCGCGCCGGGTTCGGCTTCTTGATTTGACTTCGCTTCCGGACCTCATGGAAGACGGCAGCATCTTCGATCCTCAATATGCTGTCCGTCTAGGGCGGATGCGGTTCATGAAGACGTTGACGCGGCGCATGTCAAGACCAGTGATGCCTGACGATCAAATGTCGGACTATCTGCCAACACAAGCTGTTGCCGACTTTCTCGCCACAGAGAGTAAGACCCCTTTGGACGGCATCATATTCCCGTCCGTCCAAGCGACCGGTTGGGGACTCAACGTTGTCCTGTTCCACAAATCTTCGCGGGTGGAAGAACTGGACATCCCGAAGGATACCGACATTTCCGCTCAAACCCACTCCACCGATGACGAAGGCCCCTACCCAGACTTCACCGTTTACGAAGAAGTACCTCCCGCCGAACGGGTGCCCGAGGAGCAAAAGCCGCGCCACCCATTTATGATACCCAGCTCTGATTGGGACGATATTGCCGAAGGGGACTATCGCGAGACCACGCTCCGGATTGACCCTCAAGCAGTATGGGTGCATGTCATTGAAGGCGTCAAAATCGAGACCAGCCAGCACAAGGTCAGCCGACATCGGTGGACCAAAACTGACACCCCATTCTGA
- a CDS encoding IS3 family transposase (programmed frameshift) codes for MKRARFTDEQIIGMLKEQESGQRTADVCRKHGISEATFYKYKAKYGGMDVSDARKLKALEDENAKLKKLLAEAMLDNAILKDVAFKKMVTPGARRDAVAHVCKEHDVSQRRACAILTIDRSSVRYCSVRPNDASIREAMRQVASERRRFGYRRIHVMLDRQGIVMNLKKLRRLYREEKLAVRKRGGRKRALGTRRPIALPSRANERWSLDFVSDAFTDGRRFRVLAVVDDFTRECLALVADTSLSGLRVTRELDIVMAQRGRPHTIVSDNGTELTSMAILRWCQQTRVEWHYIAPGKPMQNGFVESFNGSFRDECLNETLFSSLPHARAEITAWKEDYNKQRPHSSLGNITPNEFAVKMAMEKQAA; via the exons ATGAAGCGTGCACGGTTTACGGACGAGCAGATCATCGGAATGCTGAAGGAGCAGGAGAGCGGCCAGAGAACGGCTGATGTCTGCCGCAAGCACGGAATATCCGAGGCGACGTTCTATAAATACAAGGCCAAGTATGGCGGCATGGATGTATCCGATGCCCGCAAGCTGAAGGCTTTGGAAGATGAGAATGCCAAGCTGAAGAAGCTGCTCGCCGAGGCGATGCTGGACAACGCCATTTTGAAGGATGTTGCCT TCAAAAAAATGGTGACGCCCGGCGCAAGGCGGGATGCGGTGGCCCATGTCTGCAAGGAGCATGACGTGAGCCAGCGTCGGGCGTGTGCGATCCTGACCATTGATCGGTCGAGCGTGCGATATTGCAGCGTTCGGCCGAACGATGCCTCCATTCGAGAGGCCATGAGGCAGGTTGCGTCCGAGCGCCGCCGCTTCGGTTATCGCCGCATCCATGTGATGCTGGATCGGCAGGGCATTGTCATGAACCTGAAGAAGCTGCGTCGCCTCTACCGTGAGGAAAAGCTTGCAGTTCGCAAGCGCGGCGGCCGTAAGCGGGCATTGGGAACACGACGGCCCATCGCGCTGCCGTCACGGGCCAACGAACGGTGGAGCCTCGACTTCGTCAGTGATGCATTCACCGATGGGCGGCGGTTCCGCGTCTTGGCCGTCGTCGATGACTTTACGCGAGAATGCCTGGCGCTGGTCGCCGACACATCCCTTTCGGGTCTGCGCGTCACGCGTGAACTCGATATCGTCATGGCTCAACGCGGACGCCCTCACACGATTGTCTCAGACAACGGCACGGAACTGACCTCAATGGCAATCCTCAGATGGTGCCAGCAGACACGTGTCGAATGGCACTACATTGCACCGGGAAAGCCGATGCAAAACGGCTTCGTGGAAAGCTTCAATGGTAGTTTCCGCGACGAGTGCCTCAACGAAACACTATTCTCGTCACTGCCTCACGCCAGAGCCGAGATCACCGCATGGAAGGAGGATTACAACAAGCAACGACCGCATTCATCGCTGGGCAATATCACGCCCAACGAATTCGCCGTGAAAATGGCTATGGAAAAACAGGCCGCATAA